From the genome of Alosa alosa isolate M-15738 ecotype Scorff River chromosome 18, AALO_Geno_1.1, whole genome shotgun sequence, one region includes:
- the c18h10orf53 gene encoding UPF0728 protein C10orf53 homolog has product MPVNTLVTVRYGPYDSCGIVDHRTLRLQGLQATLHDNGHRCVLHKSLDWNKVELIVNGECVYVCNIKDLEFGGDGRLDHLCEAAATAVKNSY; this is encoded by the exons ATGCCTGTCAACACATTAGTGACTGTGCGATATGGACCATATGATTCGTGTGGCATTGTGGATCACAGGACATTGCGTCTCCAGGGCCTCCAAG CTACACTACATGACAACGGTCATAGATGTGTCCTTCATAAATCGCTGGACTGGAACAAGGTGGAGCTTATTGTCAATGGAGAATGCGTTTACGTGTGCAACATAAAAGACCTAGAATTTG gtggtGATGGACGACTTGACCACCTGTGTGAGGCAGCAGCAACAGCCGTCAAGAATTCGTATTAA